One genomic window of Desulfuromonas sp. AOP6 includes the following:
- the flhF gene encoding flagellar biosynthesis protein FlhF, whose protein sequence is MQVKVFQSETMATALRMVKETLGPDALILSTRTVRKGGGFFGKPLLEVTAAIEPEAAKPAPNRPVAAARPARAYASVADDIRYEDIWAGRQGTPAVEEPPTRRTQAASAPVDTLRSEIDELRSLVQGFVREMAERKPEPAPAAPRWTAPTAPARKGQDAWLAPVMAELSALGLEDEVAETIARYAGEKLTPQQVYSPGVLNSFFHDALTDLVQVSGPIVRPGEARRLALVGPTGVGKTTTIAKLAADYLLQGGQSVALVTIDTYRIAAVEQLKVYGEIMNVPVEVVVRPEQLEQVFARHRDKDLILIDTAGRSPKDDVSLRELGEFLHPDYAIENHLVLSATTRERDLGEVIRRFQGLGLKSLMFTKLDECESLGALINVPTRHNFPISYLGNGQRVPEDLMLAEARRVAGLILGKE, encoded by the coding sequence ATGCAAGTTAAAGTCTTTCAATCGGAAACCATGGCTACGGCCCTGAGGATGGTGAAGGAAACCCTGGGACCTGACGCCCTCATCCTTTCCACCCGTACCGTGCGTAAAGGCGGTGGCTTTTTCGGCAAGCCCCTGCTGGAGGTAACGGCTGCCATCGAGCCGGAAGCCGCCAAACCGGCCCCGAACAGGCCGGTGGCCGCTGCCAGACCGGCGCGGGCCTACGCCAGTGTCGCCGACGATATCCGCTATGAGGATATCTGGGCCGGCCGCCAGGGCACCCCGGCGGTCGAGGAGCCGCCCACCCGCCGCACCCAGGCTGCCAGTGCTCCTGTCGACACGCTGCGCAGCGAAATCGACGAGCTGCGTTCGCTGGTGCAGGGTTTCGTACGAGAGATGGCCGAGCGCAAGCCCGAACCTGCTCCGGCGGCACCACGCTGGACGGCGCCCACGGCGCCGGCGCGCAAAGGACAGGATGCCTGGCTGGCACCGGTCATGGCCGAACTCAGCGCCCTTGGTCTCGAAGACGAGGTCGCGGAGACCATCGCCCGCTATGCCGGCGAGAAGCTGACCCCGCAGCAGGTCTACAGCCCCGGTGTGCTCAACAGTTTCTTTCACGACGCCCTTACTGACCTCGTCCAGGTCAGTGGCCCGATCGTCCGTCCCGGCGAAGCCCGTCGCCTCGCCCTGGTTGGGCCCACCGGCGTCGGCAAAACGACGACCATCGCCAAGCTGGCAGCCGACTATCTCCTGCAGGGAGGGCAGAGCGTTGCCCTGGTCACCATCGACACCTACCGTATCGCCGCCGTGGAGCAACTCAAGGTCTACGGCGAAATCATGAATGTTCCCGTCGAGGTGGTCGTGCGGCCCGAGCAGCTGGAGCAGGTTTTTGCCCGCCACCGGGACAAGGACCTTATCCTCATCGACACCGCCGGCCGCAGTCCCAAAGACGATGTCAGTCTGCGCGAGCTCGGTGAATTTCTGCACCCCGATTATGCTATTGAGAACCACCTGGTGCTTTCCGCCACCACCCGCGAACGCGACCTGGGCGAAGTGATCCGCCGTTTTCAGGGGCTCGGCCTTAAAAGCCTCATGTTTACCAAGCTGGATGAGTGCGAAAGCCTGGGTGCCCTGATCAATGTGCCGACGCGCCATAATTTCCCCATTTCCTACCTGGGCAATGGCCAAAGGGTTCCTGAAGATCTCATGCTGGCCGAAGCCCGCCGGGTGGCCGGACTCATTCTGGGAAAAGAGTAA
- a CDS encoding MinD/ParA family protein, translated as MMETVQKYVDQAGTLRSLSGRLAGKDKAAVAETKTTRVISVTSGKGGVGKTAVVSNMAVSLARLGKKVLIIDADLGLANVDVVFGLAPRYNLNHFFAGEQSLQDIMVEGPAGIHILPAGSGVQRFTRLDSTQKMRFMEDLDNLHGEFDIVLIDTEAGISENVTYFNVAAQDILVVTTPEPTAITDAYALMKLLSIQYHEKRFNLIVNSVRNNDEALDVYRKLTMVSGRYLDISIDFLGGIPFDRRMHEAVRRQRVMVELFPTTKVSAAFESLAGQLTSGSRESQAKGSLQFFWKKIMSFGSGG; from the coding sequence ATGATGGAAACAGTACAGAAATATGTGGACCAGGCAGGCACTCTGCGCTCTCTCTCGGGCCGGCTGGCCGGCAAGGACAAGGCGGCCGTGGCTGAAACGAAGACGACCCGCGTCATTTCCGTGACCAGCGGCAAGGGCGGAGTTGGCAAGACGGCCGTCGTTTCCAACATGGCCGTGTCGCTGGCTCGCCTGGGGAAAAAGGTCCTGATTATCGATGCCGACCTTGGTCTGGCCAACGTCGACGTCGTCTTCGGTCTGGCCCCGCGCTACAATCTGAACCATTTTTTTGCCGGCGAACAGAGCCTGCAGGACATTATGGTCGAAGGGCCGGCCGGTATTCATATCCTGCCCGCTGGATCGGGAGTGCAGAGATTTACCCGTCTCGATTCCACCCAGAAGATGCGCTTCATGGAGGACCTCGACAATCTGCACGGCGAATTCGATATCGTCCTCATCGACACCGAGGCTGGCATTTCCGAAAACGTCACCTATTTCAACGTGGCCGCCCAGGACATTCTGGTGGTCACCACGCCCGAGCCGACGGCCATCACCGACGCCTACGCGCTGATGAAGCTCCTCTCCATCCAGTATCACGAAAAACGCTTCAACCTTATCGTCAACTCGGTGCGCAACAACGACGAGGCCCTGGATGTCTACCGCAAGCTCACCATGGTCTCAGGGCGCTATCTCGACATTTCCATCGATTTTCTCGGTGGCATCCCTTTCGATCGCCGCATGCACGAGGCGGTACGCCGGCAGCGGGTGATGGTCGAGCTCTTTCCCACCACCAAAGTGAGCGCCGCCTTTGAATCGCTGGCCGGCCAGCTTACCTCCGGTTCGCGCGAATCCCAGGCCAAGGGGTCTCTGCAGTTTTTCTGGAAGAAGATCATGTCCTTCGGCAGCGGAGGCTAG
- a CDS encoding FliA/WhiG family RNA polymerase sigma factor translates to MNKAFGYGQTEGDERSRLIQSHLPTVSLVVDRMMCQVPSFLTRDDVTSAAMMGLLDAANRFDPSRGILFKTFAEHRIRGAIFDEVRKMDWFSRSLRDKQSRVADAMNVLEHQLGRSPEEEEVAEAMGIALDEYRDTLGQIGHLGCVSLHETLDDSDEGRSFLDSLEDPDGKNPEEQLAEHQLTHELAAHLEKLTEKERLVVSLYYYEELSQKEIAEVLELSEGRVSQLHSQALLKLKVKMQKRQR, encoded by the coding sequence ATGAACAAAGCGTTTGGATATGGCCAGACAGAGGGCGATGAGCGCTCCCGGCTGATCCAGTCGCATCTGCCGACGGTCAGCCTGGTGGTCGATCGCATGATGTGCCAGGTACCGTCTTTTCTCACCCGCGACGACGTCACCAGCGCCGCTATGATGGGTCTGCTCGACGCGGCCAATCGTTTCGATCCCTCCCGCGGCATCCTGTTCAAGACCTTTGCCGAGCATCGCATTCGCGGCGCCATCTTTGATGAAGTGCGCAAGATGGACTGGTTTTCCCGCTCACTGCGCGACAAGCAGTCGCGGGTGGCGGACGCGATGAATGTGCTCGAGCATCAGCTTGGCCGCAGCCCCGAGGAGGAAGAGGTGGCCGAGGCCATGGGCATCGCTCTGGACGAATATCGGGATACCCTCGGGCAAATTGGCCATCTCGGCTGCGTCAGTCTGCACGAGACGCTGGATGATTCAGACGAAGGACGCAGCTTCCTCGACAGTCTCGAAGATCCCGACGGCAAGAATCCCGAAGAGCAGTTGGCCGAGCACCAGTTGACCCATGAACTGGCCGCGCATCTGGAAAAGCTGACGGAAAAGGAGCGGCTGGTCGTCTCTCTCTACTATTATGAGGAACTGAGTCAGAAGGAGATTGCCGAAGTGCTCGAGCTCTCTGAAGGACGTGTCTCCCAGCTTCATAGCCAGGCCCTGCTCAAGCTCAAAGTCAAGATGCAGAAACGTCAGCGTTAG
- a CDS encoding flagellar hook basal-body protein, with the protein MSSGIYSAMSGAMARMNLMDTISDNMSNSRTAGFKGGESAFEGILERTRTGVEIRGINLTEVRQGFTNFGQGALTPTGIGTHLAIEGEGFFRVRGADGEEFYTRQGNFNLNSLGQLVNGAGMNVLDDAGQPIVLPSPDVEIDERGRVNVGEGDFRQVAVMGFADLGSLERRGDGLFAPTGNAPEPQAVAEPVVHQGKIEESNVNMMAETVRMVEANRAFEACQRMMRTFDDLSSKANEIGLLG; encoded by the coding sequence ATGAGTTCAGGAATTTACAGCGCCATGTCGGGCGCGATGGCCCGCATGAACCTGATGGATACCATCAGCGACAATATGAGTAACAGCCGTACCGCCGGTTTCAAGGGCGGAGAAAGTGCTTTTGAAGGAATTCTGGAGCGGACGCGGACCGGTGTCGAAATCCGCGGCATCAATCTGACGGAGGTTCGCCAGGGGTTTACGAATTTTGGTCAGGGAGCGCTTACTCCGACCGGCATCGGCACCCATCTGGCTATCGAGGGAGAGGGTTTCTTTCGGGTGCGCGGGGCCGATGGCGAAGAATTCTATACGCGTCAGGGCAACTTTAATCTCAACAGTCTGGGGCAGCTGGTCAATGGTGCCGGCATGAATGTCCTGGATGATGCGGGCCAGCCCATCGTGCTGCCCAGTCCTGATGTAGAAATCGACGAGCGCGGGCGTGTCAATGTGGGTGAGGGCGACTTCCGCCAGGTGGCCGTCATGGGCTTTGCCGATCTTGGCAGCCTGGAACGCCGGGGAGATGGCCTTTTTGCACCCACCGGCAATGCGCCTGAGCCGCAGGCGGTGGCCGAGCCTGTTGTTCATCAGGGCAAGATTGAAGAATCCAATGTCAATATGATGGCGGAGACGGTGCGCATGGTCGAAGCCAATCGCGCTTTCGAGGCCTGCCAGCGCATGATGAGAACCTTTGACGACCTTTCAAGCAAGGCCAACGAAATCGGTCTGCTTGGTTAA
- the flgG gene encoding flagellar basal-body rod protein FlgG has protein sequence MIRALWTASSGMEAQQVNMDVIAHNLANVNSVGFKKSRADFQDVLYQTTRMAGTTTADGGEIPTGIQIGLGAKVAAVQKIFTVGDMQSTGNELDLAIEGTGFFQVILPDGETAYTRDGSFKKDSVGRMVTSEGYPLFPEIVIPENTTRISVGEGGDVEVFLDGEGAPAQVGVIELVRFSNPAGLSSLGRNLYAETISSGVPVAGVAGTEGLGLISQGFLEGSNVSVMEEMVNMIAGQRAYEVNSKAIRTADEMLQMTNGLIR, from the coding sequence ATGATCAGGGCATTGTGGACAGCATCGAGCGGCATGGAAGCCCAACAGGTGAACATGGACGTGATCGCGCACAATCTGGCGAACGTTAACAGCGTTGGCTTCAAGAAGAGCCGGGCCGACTTCCAGGACGTCCTCTACCAGACCACCCGCATGGCCGGCACCACGACCGCCGACGGCGGTGAAATTCCCACCGGCATCCAGATCGGCCTCGGCGCCAAAGTGGCCGCCGTGCAGAAGATCTTCACCGTCGGCGACATGCAGAGCACCGGCAATGAGCTAGATCTGGCCATCGAAGGCACCGGTTTCTTTCAGGTGATCCTCCCCGACGGCGAAACCGCCTATACTCGTGACGGTTCCTTCAAGAAGGACAGCGTCGGCCGCATGGTGACCTCGGAAGGTTATCCGCTCTTTCCTGAAATCGTCATCCCCGAGAATACGACCCGCATCTCCGTCGGGGAAGGGGGCGATGTTGAAGTCTTTCTCGATGGCGAGGGCGCACCGGCCCAGGTCGGTGTCATCGAACTGGTGCGCTTCAGTAATCCCGCAGGACTTTCCAGCCTCGGCCGCAACTTGTACGCTGAAACCATCAGTTCCGGGGTGCCGGTAGCCGGCGTCGCCGGCACCGAAGGTCTGGGACTGATCAGCCAGGGTTTCCTGGAAGGCTCCAACGTCAGCGTCATGGAAGAGATGGTCAACATGATCGCCGGCCAGCGCGCCTACGAGGTAAACTCCAAGGCCATCCGCACCGCCGACGAGATGCTGCAGATGACCAACGGACTGATCCGCTAG
- the flgA gene encoding flagellar basal body P-ring formation chaperone FlgA, producing MTRLWLMLTLFLLCGQATAALALEIRFRPQAQAQGEILLLGEVAQILPDTNENRLLGDLTLFRAPAPGEEELHQAADIRAYVQRTNPDLAEAAWGGAEEVRVIRAGITVDQAHINRILQDYLKSQQDNLASTATSLEIVGRIAPFVLPQGKLQVDVIPSDPAIVNSNRFTLIFRIDGRVVKNLSVRVQMQAMAQLVVATTELRRGQIIGQGDLQLVEAELGRLREPCQDLDELIGKKVRRTISAGEPIECYSIEFPPMVQRGELVTIVASRGSLTISATGLAREDGKKGDVIKVRNTSSQKDVHCRVIAPGVVEVEF from the coding sequence ATGACGCGCTTATGGCTCATGCTGACGCTGTTCCTGCTCTGCGGACAGGCAACGGCCGCCCTGGCCCTGGAGATTCGCTTTCGTCCCCAGGCCCAGGCCCAGGGTGAAATCCTGCTGCTGGGCGAAGTGGCGCAGATTCTTCCCGATACCAACGAAAACCGCCTGCTGGGAGACCTGACCCTGTTTCGCGCCCCGGCTCCCGGCGAAGAAGAGCTGCACCAGGCCGCCGATATTCGGGCCTATGTCCAGCGCACGAATCCCGATCTGGCGGAGGCCGCCTGGGGCGGCGCCGAGGAAGTTCGGGTCATCCGTGCCGGCATTACCGTGGACCAGGCCCACATCAACCGGATTCTGCAGGACTACCTCAAGTCGCAGCAGGACAACCTGGCTTCCACCGCTACCTCGCTGGAAATCGTCGGGCGCATCGCCCCCTTCGTCTTGCCCCAAGGCAAGCTCCAGGTTGACGTCATCCCCTCCGATCCGGCCATCGTCAACAGCAACCGTTTCACCCTGATCTTTCGCATTGACGGCCGCGTAGTCAAAAACCTCTCCGTGCGCGTCCAGATGCAGGCCATGGCCCAACTGGTCGTGGCGACGACCGAGCTTCGCCGAGGGCAGATTATCGGTCAAGGCGACCTGCAGCTGGTCGAGGCCGAACTGGGGAGGCTGCGCGAGCCCTGCCAGGATCTGGATGAGCTGATCGGCAAAAAGGTGCGGCGTACCATTTCCGCCGGTGAGCCCATCGAATGTTACAGCATCGAATTTCCCCCCATGGTTCAGCGCGGCGAGCTTGTGACCATCGTCGCCAGCCGTGGATCGCTGACCATCAGCGCCACCGGACTGGCCCGTGAAGATGGTAAGAAGGGGGATGTCATCAAGGTACGCAACACCAGCTCGCAGAAAGATGTTCACTGTCGGGTGATTGCTCCCGGCGTGGTGGAAGTGGAGTTCTGA
- a CDS encoding flagellar basal body L-ring protein FlgH, with protein sequence MKKAITLLCVFSLFAAGCASHQPAMDPPPPLTPSAAMVEPPVEPSAPGSLWNAGNNDLFADHKARRVGDILTVAIFERASASKEAKTSTGRSSSASAGIDNLFGIEKNIGMINSAINPASLIGTEYENSFQGSGSTSRKEDLVATLTVRVIEVFGNGNMRIEGGKNVRVNNEDQIIRLTGLVRPADVTRDNIVDSKYILDSQITYTGKGVISDKQKQGWLVRVLDNVWPF encoded by the coding sequence ATGAAAAAAGCCATCACCCTGCTTTGTGTCTTTAGCCTTTTCGCCGCCGGTTGCGCCTCGCATCAGCCGGCCATGGATCCACCGCCGCCCCTGACCCCTTCCGCGGCGATGGTGGAGCCCCCGGTAGAGCCCTCGGCTCCCGGCTCCCTGTGGAACGCCGGCAACAACGATCTTTTCGCCGATCACAAGGCTCGGCGGGTCGGCGATATCCTCACTGTCGCCATTTTCGAGCGGGCCAGCGCCAGCAAGGAAGCCAAGACCAGCACGGGCCGTTCCAGCAGCGCCTCCGCCGGGATCGACAATCTCTTCGGCATCGAAAAGAACATCGGCATGATCAACAGCGCCATCAACCCCGCCAGCCTTATCGGCACCGAGTACGAAAACAGCTTTCAGGGCAGCGGCTCCACCAGCCGTAAAGAGGATCTGGTTGCCACGCTCACCGTGCGGGTGATCGAGGTTTTCGGCAACGGCAATATGCGCATCGAAGGGGGCAAAAACGTGCGGGTCAACAACGAAGACCAGATTATCCGTCTTACCGGTCTGGTGCGGCCGGCCGACGTCACCCGCGATAATATTGTCGACTCCAAGTACATCCTCGACTCGCAGATTACCTACACCGGCAAGGGTGTGATCAGTGATAAGCAGAAGCAGGGGTGGCTCGTGCGCGTCCTTGACAACGTCTGGCCTTTTTAG
- a CDS encoding flagellar basal body P-ring protein FlgI, which yields MKRILTGLFALFALATMMLPAVAGAARIKDIAGLEGVRNNQLVGYGLVVGLNGTGDSASTEFTIQSLVNMMENMGLTVDRSKVKVDNVAAVIVTAQLPPFAKTGTTIDVLVSSLGDADSLAGGTLLMAPLKGPDGQVYAVAQGPLVVGALAFGGNAAKVQKNHPTVGRIPGGALVEREVPFALPNQNRLVYRLKTADFTTASRMAAVIDSRFGRGTAYTLDSGSLEIGIPRAYLGRTVDFVAALERLNVTPDALAKIVVNEKTGTIVMGEEVRLSTVAVSHANLSLVITESAQVSQPDPFSEGETVVIPQTSIEVTEEGGALVVVDPGVSIGEIARALNAIGATPRDLIAIFQAIKAAGAMHADLEIL from the coding sequence ATGAAACGAATTCTTACAGGCCTGTTTGCCCTTTTCGCGTTGGCCACCATGATGTTGCCTGCTGTCGCCGGGGCTGCGCGCATCAAAGACATCGCCGGCCTTGAAGGGGTGCGTAACAACCAGTTGGTCGGCTATGGCCTGGTGGTCGGTCTTAACGGGACCGGCGACAGCGCCAGCACCGAATTCACCATTCAGTCCCTCGTCAACATGATGGAAAACATGGGGCTGACTGTTGACCGCAGCAAGGTCAAAGTGGACAACGTCGCCGCTGTAATCGTCACCGCCCAGCTGCCGCCCTTCGCCAAGACCGGAACCACCATTGATGTTCTCGTCTCCTCGCTGGGTGACGCCGACAGCCTCGCCGGCGGCACTCTGCTGATGGCCCCCCTCAAGGGACCGGACGGCCAGGTCTATGCTGTCGCCCAGGGGCCTCTGGTGGTCGGCGCTCTCGCTTTCGGTGGCAATGCGGCCAAAGTGCAGAAGAATCATCCTACTGTCGGCCGTATTCCTGGCGGCGCCCTGGTGGAGCGTGAGGTTCCCTTCGCCCTGCCCAATCAGAACCGTCTCGTCTATCGCCTGAAAACCGCCGATTTCACCACGGCGTCGCGCATGGCGGCCGTTATCGATTCCCGTTTCGGGCGCGGCACCGCCTATACTCTCGACAGCGGCAGCCTCGAAATCGGCATTCCCCGCGCCTACCTTGGCCGCACCGTCGACTTCGTCGCCGCCCTCGAGCGTCTCAATGTCACCCCCGATGCCCTGGCCAAAATCGTGGTCAACGAAAAGACCGGCACCATCGTCATGGGTGAGGAAGTTCGTCTCTCCACGGTGGCTGTCTCCCACGCCAACCTGAGCCTGGTTATCACTGAATCAGCCCAAGTGTCCCAGCCCGATCCCTTCAGTGAAGGGGAGACCGTGGTCATACCGCAGACCAGCATCGAGGTCACCGAGGAAGGGGGCGCCCTCGTGGTCGTCGACCCCGGCGTCAGTATCGGCGAAATCGCCCGCGCCCTCAACGCCATTGGCGCCACCCCCCGCGACCTCATCGCTATCTTCCAAGCCATCAAAGCCGCCGGGGCCATGCATGCCGATCTGGAGATTCTGTAA
- a CDS encoding rod-binding protein, which translates to MKINVDPQILLSQANAKAPTKNVKRDDPEALKKTCQEFEAIFLASMFKAMRQSVPQGGLIEKGNADEIYQSLLDQEIATQASKGQGMGIAEVLYRQLSSK; encoded by the coding sequence ATGAAAATAAACGTCGACCCGCAAATCCTTCTCTCACAGGCCAATGCCAAAGCACCGACCAAAAACGTCAAGCGAGACGATCCCGAGGCGCTCAAAAAGACCTGCCAGGAATTCGAAGCCATCTTCCTCGCCTCCATGTTCAAGGCGATGCGCCAGTCCGTCCCGCAAGGGGGCCTTATCGAAAAAGGCAATGCTGACGAAATTTATCAGAGCCTGCTCGATCAGGAAATCGCCACGCAAGCGTCCAAAGGGCAAGGGATGGGTATTGCCGAGGTGCTGTATCGGCAGCTTTCATCCAAATAA